The following proteins are encoded in a genomic region of Streptomyces gobiensis:
- a CDS encoding ATP-binding protein: protein MQIQYTSHVPELPTTERMFVQRFSATRRAARLARLLVLHQLDEWGIAYGSEPSEIAAAVVAELTANAVLHGRVPGRDFELALTLLGSVLLVEITDTRSDAHPPTQDLTTPAPGDESGRGLLLVAALAVDWGVRMREPSAPGKTVWATIRVRR from the coding sequence ATGCAGATCCAGTACACCTCCCACGTGCCCGAACTGCCTACTACCGAGCGTATGTTCGTTCAGCGGTTCTCCGCCACCCGTCGGGCGGCCCGCCTCGCCCGGCTGCTCGTCCTTCACCAGCTGGACGAGTGGGGGATCGCCTACGGGAGCGAGCCCTCCGAGATCGCAGCGGCCGTTGTCGCCGAGCTCACCGCGAACGCCGTCCTCCACGGCCGGGTCCCCGGCCGCGACTTCGAGCTGGCCCTCACCCTCCTGGGTTCAGTCCTCCTCGTCGAGATCACCGACACCCGCAGCGATGCGCACCCGCCGACGCAGGACCTGACGACGCCCGCTCCCGGCGATGAGTCCGGTCGCGGCCTTCTTCTCGTCGCGGCCCTCGCCGTCGACTGGGGCGTCCGTATGCGTGAGCCATCCGCCCCGGGCAAGACCGTATGGGCCACGATCCGGGTCCGAAGGTGA
- a CDS encoding DUF397 domain-containing protein: MSTTELAWSKSSYSGSSGDSCVEVAMAWHKSTRSGSEGDSCVEVAACPCTVHVRDSKDTAMPGLSLSPAAWTAFINHTAGS, translated from the coding sequence ATGAGCACTACCGAACTTGCCTGGTCCAAGAGCAGCTACAGCGGCAGCTCGGGCGACAGCTGCGTGGAGGTGGCCATGGCCTGGCACAAGTCCACCCGCAGCGGCAGCGAGGGCGACAGCTGTGTCGAGGTCGCCGCCTGCCCCTGCACTGTCCACGTACGGGACTCCAAAGACACCGCCATGCCTGGGCTGTCCCTCTCCCCGGCCGCGTGGACCGCGTTCATCAACCACACGGCAGGTAGCTGA
- a CDS encoding helix-turn-helix domain-containing protein encodes MTDDYDVHADGPGAPGGREPNGNEPERSDSLRTFGAVAQAFRERAGLTQEQLAPKTGYAVSTIAAIEQGRRFPPRRFIERAEEELDAFNALRKAARYLSRQPGLAAWFRQWAKLEAQAVSLCTYESRLVPGLLQTETYTRTLFENRIPPLSDEEIEAQLTARLERQRLLSERPNTAFSFILEEQLFLRRTGGAEVMRELIDHVLRLATLRNVETQVVPLAREIHAGMDGPMQLLETPENQWFGYCEGQESGQFVSGLKTISVLQMRYAKLRSQALTPEDSAGLLERLRGAL; translated from the coding sequence ATGACCGACGACTACGACGTCCACGCGGACGGCCCTGGCGCGCCAGGGGGCCGGGAACCGAACGGCAACGAGCCCGAACGCTCCGACAGCCTGCGGACTTTCGGCGCCGTGGCCCAGGCCTTCCGCGAACGCGCGGGGCTCACACAGGAACAGCTCGCACCCAAGACCGGCTACGCCGTCAGTACGATCGCAGCGATCGAACAGGGTCGGCGCTTCCCGCCCCGCCGCTTCATCGAGCGGGCCGAGGAGGAGTTGGACGCCTTCAACGCACTGCGGAAGGCTGCGCGCTACCTGTCCCGGCAGCCGGGCCTCGCTGCCTGGTTCCGGCAGTGGGCAAAGCTGGAGGCGCAGGCAGTCAGCCTCTGCACGTACGAGTCCAGGCTCGTGCCGGGACTGTTGCAGACGGAGACGTACACCCGGACCTTGTTCGAAAACCGCATTCCACCGCTGTCTGACGAAGAGATCGAGGCCCAGCTCACGGCCCGCCTCGAGCGTCAACGGCTGCTCAGCGAACGGCCAAACACCGCATTCAGCTTCATCCTTGAAGAGCAGCTATTTCTGCGGCGCACGGGTGGTGCGGAGGTCATGCGGGAGCTCATCGACCATGTGCTGAGGCTCGCAACTCTGCGGAACGTTGAGACCCAGGTTGTACCGCTGGCGCGGGAAATCCATGCCGGGATGGACGGTCCCATGCAGTTGCTAGAGACCCCCGAAAACCAGTGGTTCGGCTACTGCGAAGGGCAGGAGAGTGGCCAATTCGTCTCTGGCCTGAAGACGATCAGTGTGCTCCAGATGCGGTATGCCAAACTGCGCTCGCAGGCCCTCACCCCCGAGGACTCCGCAGGCCTGCTGGAGCGACTGCGAGGAGCGCTATGA